From a single Pseudoalteromonas sp. Scap06 genomic region:
- a CDS encoding DUF3185 family protein: MTNKIIGIVLIVIGVALGMWGYDVYDSAASQVTRAFNGETPAEAWLGFIGGAVCILVGLTRLK, from the coding sequence ATGACAAATAAAATCATTGGTATTGTACTTATTGTTATTGGCGTAGCACTTGGTATGTGGGGTTATGATGTTTACGATTCTGCAGCTTCACAAGTTACTCGTGCATTCAATGGCGAAACCCCAGCAGAAGCATGGCTTGGCTTTATTGGTGGCGCAGTTTGTATTTTAGTAGGCCTTACCCGACTTAAATAG
- the ahpF gene encoding alkyl hydroperoxide reductase subunit F, whose protein sequence is MLDNNIKNQLKSHFESLTQPVELLIALDDSKKSTEVESLANDLASLSDKFSVSNNPDTSARRPSMVVHSPQKNTHITFAGVPMGHEFTSLVLALLHTGGHPSKASKDDIEQIQTLEQTLNFEVYISLSCQTCPQVVQALNTMAATNSNIKATMIDGALFQDEVEQRNILAVPAVYLNGEPFSQGAMSLTDILNKVDSKGAQRQAKALNEKSVFDVLVVGGGPAGASAAIYSARKGLNTGVVADRFGGQVADTLAIENFISVKATEGPKMVAQLEEHVKEYDVDVMHNQRAANLQKGSNGYDITLENGAVLQAKSLVLATGARWREMNVPGEQQYKGHGVAYCPHCDGPLFKGKPVAVIGGGNSGIEAAIDLANIVEHVTVLEFADTLRADEVLIRKANSLKNITIIKNAQTTEVLGDGNKVIGLNYTDRVSGESKELALAGIFVQIGLIPNTEWLKESDLELSQFGEILIDAKGATSLPGIYGAGDATNTPFKQIIIAMGAGATASLGAFDYLIRQTPDAEQNAA, encoded by the coding sequence ATGTTAGACAACAACATAAAGAACCAATTAAAAAGCCATTTTGAATCGCTGACTCAGCCTGTTGAGCTGCTTATCGCCTTGGATGACAGCAAAAAATCAACAGAAGTAGAAAGTTTAGCGAATGATTTAGCATCACTAAGCGATAAGTTTAGTGTGAGTAACAATCCAGATACTTCGGCACGCAGACCTTCAATGGTGGTGCATTCGCCACAAAAAAACACCCATATTACCTTTGCAGGGGTACCTATGGGTCATGAATTTACTAGTTTAGTGTTAGCGCTATTACATACGGGTGGTCACCCTAGTAAAGCAAGCAAAGATGACATTGAACAAATACAAACACTTGAGCAAACACTCAATTTTGAAGTGTATATTAGTTTGAGCTGCCAAACCTGCCCGCAAGTGGTTCAAGCGCTCAATACAATGGCTGCTACAAATAGCAATATCAAAGCCACCATGATTGATGGTGCTCTGTTTCAAGATGAAGTAGAGCAACGAAATATATTGGCTGTACCCGCTGTGTACTTAAACGGAGAACCTTTTAGCCAAGGGGCAATGAGCCTAACCGATATTTTAAATAAAGTTGATAGCAAAGGTGCACAGCGCCAAGCCAAAGCATTGAATGAAAAATCAGTGTTTGATGTTCTTGTCGTCGGTGGTGGGCCAGCAGGTGCTTCGGCAGCTATTTATTCTGCACGTAAAGGGCTAAATACGGGGGTGGTTGCCGATCGATTTGGTGGCCAAGTAGCTGACACATTGGCCATTGAAAACTTTATTTCGGTAAAAGCAACCGAAGGGCCAAAAATGGTGGCTCAGCTTGAAGAGCACGTTAAAGAATATGATGTTGATGTAATGCACAACCAACGCGCTGCAAATCTGCAAAAAGGCAGTAATGGCTATGATATTACTTTAGAAAATGGCGCTGTATTACAAGCTAAATCACTTGTGCTAGCAACCGGTGCACGCTGGCGTGAAATGAACGTACCTGGCGAGCAGCAATATAAAGGCCATGGCGTTGCATACTGCCCGCATTGCGATGGACCATTATTTAAAGGCAAACCTGTTGCTGTAATAGGTGGCGGTAACTCAGGTATTGAAGCGGCTATTGATTTAGCCAACATTGTTGAGCATGTAACGGTGCTTGAATTTGCCGATACGTTACGTGCTGACGAAGTGCTTATTCGTAAAGCTAATAGCTTAAAAAACATTACTATTATTAAAAATGCACAAACTACTGAAGTACTCGGTGATGGTAACAAAGTTATAGGCCTGAATTATACCGATCGTGTTTCTGGAGAAAGTAAGGAGCTAGCTTTAGCCGGTATATTTGTACAAATTGGTTTGATACCAAACACCGAATGGTTAAAAGAGAGTGACCTTGAGCTTAGTCAATTTGGTGAAATACTCATTGATGCAAAAGGTGCAACGTCGTTACCGGGTATATACGGTGCGGGCGATGCGACCAATACGCCATTTAAGCAAATTATTATTGCTATGGGCGCCGGAGCAACTGCTAGCTTAGGAGCTTTTGACTATTTAATTCGCCAAACACCCGATGCAGAGCAAAATGCTGCTTAA
- a CDS encoding diguanylate cyclase domain-containing protein encodes MSHDSDKTIWQVFNLINLAVIVYDDKNQNYTLNQHAKTLLKIEDESAVKKGAFSNVVLRDFSNDEVVSIEQLFSSNITTVLLDSESTLQLLNIDHSIIDGSISMLTLEQNHTLTEQYNFDHIISKISTKLIDIQNDNIDQQINFALKAIGTVLKADRSYLFEFNTDNETITNTHEWVNKGIVACKDRLQNIPKVELPYFFEVMNENHLFQVNDIELLPTKADAEKAEFKEQSIQSVLCIGLRFDEELVGFIGCDCVKTKRNWSKIDLIRIKLVGEIINNALKNINYKKKLQLTQQQLINANTKLNKLANTDALTDIANRRFFDSTLNSEIKRCARHNQPISLIMCDIDFFKRYNDNYGHQKGDDTLKQVARALKSVCKREGDIVARYGGEEFTIILPASNKEQCQKFTVLIQQKIKALNIPHEFSSVTPHITMSFGYFTTYPNANTNMQTIIKNADIALYKAKKAGRDQICSFE; translated from the coding sequence GTGAGTCATGACTCAGACAAAACAATTTGGCAGGTTTTTAATCTTATTAATTTAGCCGTGATTGTTTATGATGATAAAAACCAAAACTACACATTAAATCAGCATGCCAAAACGTTACTCAAAATAGAGGATGAAAGTGCTGTTAAAAAAGGTGCTTTTAGCAATGTTGTGCTGCGCGACTTTAGTAATGATGAAGTTGTCAGTATTGAGCAATTATTTTCTTCTAATATAACAACCGTTTTATTAGATTCTGAATCCACTTTACAACTGTTAAATATTGATCATTCTATAATTGATGGCTCTATATCTATGCTCACTTTAGAGCAAAATCATACACTCACAGAGCAATACAACTTTGATCATATTATCTCTAAAATCTCTACCAAACTTATTGATATACAAAACGATAATATAGACCAACAAATTAACTTTGCCCTCAAAGCCATTGGCACCGTATTAAAGGCTGACCGTAGTTATTTATTTGAATTTAACACTGACAATGAAACTATCACTAATACTCACGAATGGGTTAATAAGGGTATTGTTGCTTGCAAAGACAGACTGCAAAACATACCAAAGGTTGAACTCCCCTATTTTTTTGAAGTGATGAATGAGAACCATCTATTTCAAGTAAATGATATTGAGCTATTACCTACTAAAGCTGACGCTGAAAAAGCAGAGTTTAAAGAGCAAAGCATTCAGTCGGTTTTATGCATAGGCCTTCGTTTCGATGAGGAACTGGTAGGCTTCATCGGCTGTGATTGCGTTAAAACTAAGCGCAATTGGAGCAAAATTGATTTGATTAGAATAAAGCTCGTAGGTGAAATCATCAATAATGCCCTCAAGAATATTAACTATAAAAAAAAGCTGCAGTTAACCCAACAGCAATTAATTAACGCCAACACTAAGCTCAATAAATTAGCGAATACCGATGCACTTACTGATATTGCAAACCGTCGCTTTTTCGATAGCACTCTCAACAGTGAAATTAAGCGTTGTGCAAGACATAATCAGCCTATTAGTTTGATTATGTGTGACATCGATTTCTTTAAACGCTATAACGATAACTATGGTCACCAAAAAGGTGATGACACATTAAAACAAGTGGCGCGCGCTTTAAAAAGCGTATGTAAACGTGAGGGTGATATAGTAGCTCGGTATGGAGGCGAAGAATTTACAATTATTTTGCCGGCCTCTAATAAAGAACAATGCCAAAAGTTTACTGTACTGATACAGCAAAAAATTAAAGCGTTAAATATTCCCCATGAATTTTCTTCTGTTACTCCTCATATCACAATGAGCTTTGGGTATTTTACCACTTACCCAAACGCTAATACTAATATGCAAACGATAATAAAAAATGCCGACATTGCTTTATACAAAGCTAAAAAAGCAGGCAGAGATCAAATATGTTCTTTTGAATAA
- the ahpC gene encoding alkyl hydroperoxide reductase subunit C, which produces MSTSLINTKLQPFNATAYHNGDFVELTEKDVLGKWSIFFFYPADFTFVCPTELGDLADHYAQLQEMGVEVYSVSTDTHFTHKAWHDTSDTIGKITYPMIGDPTGRITRNFGVMIEDDGLALRGTFVMNPEGEIKVVETHDLGIGRSAKELVRKVQAAQYIATHDGEVCPASWQPGEDTLAPSLDLVGKI; this is translated from the coding sequence ATGAGCACTTCATTGATTAACACAAAATTACAACCTTTCAATGCAACAGCTTACCACAATGGTGACTTTGTAGAACTCACTGAAAAAGACGTATTAGGTAAGTGGTCTATCTTTTTCTTTTACCCAGCAGATTTCACATTTGTATGCCCAACTGAATTAGGTGACCTTGCAGATCATTATGCACAGCTACAAGAAATGGGCGTAGAGGTTTACTCGGTATCAACAGATACGCACTTTACGCACAAAGCTTGGCATGACACGTCAGACACTATCGGTAAAATTACTTACCCAATGATTGGCGACCCAACAGGACGCATTACACGTAACTTTGGTGTAATGATTGAAGATGATGGTTTAGCACTTCGCGGTACATTTGTAATGAACCCAGAGGGTGAAATCAAAGTTGTTGAAACGCATGATTTAGGTATTGGTCGAAGTGCTAAAGAACTTGTTCGTAAAGTACAAGCCGCACAATACATTGCCACTCATGACGGTGAAGTATGTCCTGCATCTTGGCAGCCAGGTGAAGACACATTAGCACCTTCACTAGACCTAGTTGGTAAGATTTAA
- a CDS encoding patatin family protein translates to MSNSQHTLVVEGGAMRGIFAAGVLDEFLAQQYQPFTSYFGVSAGATNVAAYLCKQATRNYKVITDYSCRPEFINLSRFVKGGHLFDLDWLWQETIREIPLNTDEFSQSPHDFYIVATAIESGQAHYLQATGSEMVEQLKASCAIPIAYRDYPKINGMAMTDGGVADSIPVKKAYEMGASEITVILSQPLGYRKKDNKVPWLTKQLYKDTPALAQATIQRSKNYNDSIDFLHNAPPDCKVNIIAPPMGFKVGRTTKNRAILNSGYQMGISEAKTYLNNSRFAKE, encoded by the coding sequence ATGAGCAATAGCCAACATACATTAGTGGTAGAGGGTGGTGCCATGCGCGGTATTTTTGCAGCTGGCGTGCTAGATGAGTTTTTAGCACAACAATATCAACCTTTTACCAGCTATTTTGGTGTATCTGCTGGAGCAACGAACGTCGCGGCTTATCTATGTAAGCAAGCAACTCGAAACTACAAAGTGATTACTGATTATTCCTGTAGGCCTGAATTTATTAACCTTTCCCGATTTGTTAAAGGCGGCCATTTGTTTGATTTGGACTGGCTTTGGCAAGAGACCATACGTGAAATTCCTTTAAATACCGACGAATTCTCTCAATCCCCTCACGACTTTTATATTGTTGCAACGGCAATCGAGTCTGGGCAAGCTCATTATTTACAAGCAACAGGCAGCGAAATGGTAGAGCAATTAAAAGCCTCTTGCGCTATACCCATAGCTTATCGGGATTATCCAAAAATAAATGGCATGGCCATGACCGATGGTGGCGTTGCCGACTCTATTCCGGTAAAAAAAGCTTATGAAATGGGGGCATCAGAAATAACGGTTATCCTTTCTCAACCTTTAGGCTATCGTAAAAAAGATAACAAAGTACCGTGGTTAACTAAACAACTCTATAAAGATACTCCTGCACTTGCACAGGCCACTATTCAGCGTTCTAAAAACTATAATGACAGTATTGATTTTTTGCATAATGCTCCACCTGATTGTAAAGTAAATATTATCGCACCTCCAATGGGGTTTAAAGTCGGTCGCACCACTAAAAATCGGGCTATACTCAATTCAGGCTATCAAATGGGCATAAGTGAAGCTAAAACCTACTTGAATAACTCTCGATTTGCTAAGGAATGA
- a CDS encoding cation diffusion facilitator family transporter: MTEITTHHASRRRLLIALAITCSFMVIQLIGAYYANSLAVLADAGHLFVHNSSLFIALIASSFAIHLAKTYNDGHQKAELIGGLINGILYLTISLLILFEGAERFLDHKGGHELIINSYLMSVIAAIGFLFHGAAAWVLYKGRKASINVYAVFLHSFFDLISTVSTFVAGVLIYITGWNVIDILSSMLIASFVLFTGIKVIISCIKGLRSNKAKLPEVQDIETEITSMEHVANVHNVTVVRKNKKVIVGAHVVLKQHCTIEKHDEECRLKVIKLLADKFNVRNSVLQIESYECKHIH, from the coding sequence ATGACAGAAATAACTACACATCACGCCTCCCGTCGCCGTCTATTAATTGCACTTGCAATTACCTGTTCGTTTATGGTGATTCAGCTTATAGGTGCTTATTATGCTAATTCACTGGCTGTTCTTGCTGATGCCGGTCACTTATTTGTTCATAACAGCTCACTATTTATAGCACTTATTGCCTCAAGCTTTGCTATTCATTTGGCTAAAACTTATAACGACGGCCATCAAAAAGCTGAATTAATCGGCGGTCTGATCAACGGCATTTTATATCTTACTATCAGTTTACTTATTTTATTTGAGGGAGCTGAGCGCTTTTTGGACCACAAAGGTGGACATGAGCTGATCATAAATAGTTATTTAATGTCGGTGATTGCAGCTATCGGTTTTTTATTTCATGGTGCGGCAGCGTGGGTATTATATAAAGGTCGTAAAGCCAGTATTAATGTGTATGCGGTATTTTTACATTCGTTTTTTGATTTAATCTCGACTGTTTCCACTTTTGTTGCCGGTGTTCTTATTTATATTACAGGCTGGAATGTGATTGATATTTTATCGAGTATGTTAATTGCATCATTTGTACTGTTTACGGGAATTAAGGTGATAATTAGTTGCATTAAAGGGCTACGCTCAAATAAAGCAAAGTTGCCAGAAGTCCAAGATATCGAAACAGAAATAACCAGTATGGAGCATGTTGCAAATGTGCATAACGTTACCGTTGTTCGTAAAAATAAAAAAGTGATAGTAGGTGCTCACGTAGTGTTAAAGCAACATTGCACTATAGAAAAGCATGATGAAGAATGTCGTTTAAAAGTAATCAAACTACTTGCAGATAAATTTAATGTTCGTAACAGTGTGCTACAAATCGAAAGCTATGAATGCAAGCACATCCATTAA
- a CDS encoding ATP-binding protein — MNFLRCFHNIVSDQQLSFDQKIADLLAFGLDVFQLDLAIISRVKNDSYIVLHAITPDNSLAIGTEFELNGTYCTHTLSANSALAFHNASQSSIANHPCYINFQLEAYIGAPIRIGTDVFGTVNFSSAQECAPFSDEAYDYIELLAQWLGSEFARNQDKANLTKNSDTLLKLESVANIGTWEVDLIENTIFWSQQTRRIHQAEEGFTPDMNTAIEFYKAGKSRNSINKAVENAVSKGEKWHLELEIITAKQQNIWVSTFGEAEFNNGQCVRLFGTFQDITEAVKLREELKQKKALAEQLLKDRSMLFAKISHELRTPLNGITGMLATLIDEHDYDKRAEKIKVALRSADILLNIINEVLDFSKINHGELKLEPHHSLLKTVFTDLVSLYSVLFSNKNIELRATNLIPNDVWVYCDTSRLSQIISNLLSNALKFTEHGSVSLDSQLALNTKRPLLTIKITDTGRGMSKAYLNSLFKPFTQEVDANNNKGGTGLGLAIVKELVGFMNGKIEVTSEVNVGTCFTLTIPIELGKQQTQKPSLKFINNHSNQLSVLVVDDNEINRLVLESALDKFNIKSDFAIDGQDALLKCKQKHFDLIFMDCIMPIMDGFEATKQLKAQGICDSQETYIVALTANASSQDKLNCKQAGMDMFIAKPFKLPAIEEAITNTLKRLGVATL, encoded by the coding sequence GTGAATTTTCTTCGATGCTTTCATAATATAGTCTCAGATCAGCAGCTAAGCTTTGATCAAAAAATTGCAGACTTACTTGCTTTTGGGCTCGATGTTTTTCAACTCGACTTAGCTATTATCAGCCGTGTAAAAAATGATTCTTACATTGTTTTACATGCCATCACCCCTGACAATTCTCTTGCTATTGGCACTGAGTTTGAGTTAAACGGCACCTATTGCACGCATACCTTGTCGGCCAACTCTGCACTCGCATTTCATAATGCGTCGCAAAGTAGTATTGCAAATCATCCATGCTACATTAACTTCCAATTAGAAGCGTACATTGGTGCGCCTATACGAATAGGCACAGACGTGTTTGGTACCGTTAACTTTTCATCAGCTCAAGAATGCGCTCCTTTTAGCGATGAAGCCTATGATTATATTGAATTATTAGCGCAGTGGTTAGGCTCGGAATTTGCGCGCAATCAGGATAAAGCCAATCTCACTAAAAATAGTGACACTTTATTAAAGCTTGAAAGCGTGGCAAATATAGGTACATGGGAAGTCGACTTAATAGAAAATACTATTTTTTGGAGCCAACAAACTCGGCGCATTCATCAAGCCGAAGAAGGCTTTACTCCTGATATGAATACCGCTATCGAGTTTTATAAAGCAGGAAAAAGCCGCAATAGTATTAATAAAGCGGTAGAAAATGCGGTATCTAAGGGTGAAAAATGGCATTTAGAGCTGGAAATAATTACCGCTAAACAACAAAACATTTGGGTTTCTACCTTTGGTGAGGCCGAGTTTAACAACGGCCAATGTGTGCGGTTATTTGGTACTTTTCAAGATATAACTGAAGCCGTAAAGTTACGCGAAGAGTTAAAACAAAAAAAAGCGCTCGCTGAACAATTACTCAAAGATAGAAGTATGCTGTTTGCAAAAATCAGTCATGAGCTACGCACTCCGCTAAATGGCATTACGGGTATGTTAGCGACACTCATAGATGAACACGATTATGACAAGCGGGCGGAAAAAATTAAAGTCGCCCTTCGAAGTGCTGATATTTTATTGAATATTATTAATGAAGTACTCGATTTTTCAAAAATAAATCATGGTGAATTAAAACTGGAGCCTCATCACTCCCTACTTAAAACGGTATTTACCGATTTGGTTTCTTTGTATTCGGTATTGTTTAGCAATAAAAACATTGAACTACGAGCCACTAACCTCATTCCTAATGATGTTTGGGTATACTGCGACACTTCTCGATTAAGCCAAATTATCTCTAATTTACTGAGTAACGCATTAAAATTTACAGAGCATGGTTCTGTTTCTCTCGATTCACAGTTAGCATTAAATACAAAGCGCCCTTTACTTACAATTAAAATAACCGACACGGGTCGCGGCATGAGTAAAGCATATTTAAACTCATTATTTAAGCCCTTTACCCAAGAGGTTGATGCTAACAACAATAAAGGTGGCACCGGGTTAGGCTTAGCCATAGTTAAAGAGCTCGTTGGTTTTATGAATGGTAAAATTGAGGTAACCAGTGAGGTTAACGTGGGCACGTGTTTTACCTTAACTATCCCAATTGAGCTTGGTAAACAACAAACACAAAAACCTAGCCTTAAATTTATTAATAACCATAGTAATCAGCTCTCGGTTTTGGTGGTTGATGATAACGAAATAAATCGCCTGGTATTAGAATCTGCACTGGATAAATTTAATATAAAATCAGACTTTGCTATTGACGGCCAAGATGCCCTGTTAAAATGCAAACAAAAGCATTTTGACCTTATTTTTATGGATTGCATTATGCCTATCATGGATGGTTTTGAAGCCACCAAGCAACTAAAGGCACAAGGTATCTGTGACTCGCAAGAAACTTATATTGTGGCGTTAACTGCTAATGCATCCTCACAAGATAAACTAAACTGTAAGCAAGCAGGCATGGATATGTTTATAGCCAAACCGTTTAAACTGCCAGCGATAGAAGAAGCAATTACAAATACACTAAAAAGACTGGGCGTAGCCACATTATAA